In Acidaminococcus timonensis, one DNA window encodes the following:
- a CDS encoding shikimate dehydrogenase family protein translates to MKFGLLGRVLGHSLSPQIHAAIFRALDSQDTYTLLEREPDQVAAFVRENREGLTGSNVTIPYKEKVIAHLTDIAPEAEKIGAVNTLFFTPEGVKGYNTDYMGFDRMLQAAGISLAGKRVTVLGNGGAAKAVLQVVADRKAETVQILSRHPQQAKESLQHFLVQRPDAQVRLYADAQPGSQVVINTTPVGMSPKVGVSPVPADFTAGAEAAVDIIYNPRETQFLADARKNGAKTCNGMYMLVAQAVASEEIWQQKKLDPDLIPEIMKQLEASFHG, encoded by the coding sequence ATGAAATTCGGATTGTTAGGACGGGTACTGGGGCACAGCCTGTCGCCCCAGATCCATGCAGCCATCTTCCGGGCCCTGGACAGCCAGGATACCTATACCCTGCTGGAACGGGAGCCGGACCAGGTGGCAGCCTTTGTACGGGAAAACCGGGAGGGGCTTACCGGCAGCAATGTGACCATTCCGTATAAAGAAAAAGTCATTGCCCATCTGACGGACATTGCCCCGGAAGCAGAAAAGATCGGAGCGGTGAATACCCTGTTTTTCACGCCGGAAGGGGTGAAAGGCTACAATACGGACTATATGGGCTTCGACCGGATGCTCCAGGCAGCTGGTATCTCCCTTGCCGGGAAACGGGTGACCGTGCTGGGCAATGGAGGTGCGGCCAAGGCCGTGCTGCAGGTGGTGGCCGACCGGAAGGCGGAGACGGTCCAGATCCTGTCCCGCCACCCTCAGCAGGCGAAAGAGAGCCTGCAGCATTTCCTGGTCCAGCGGCCGGATGCCCAGGTGCGGCTTTATGCCGATGCACAGCCCGGCAGCCAGGTGGTCATCAACACCACTCCGGTGGGTATGTCCCCCAAAGTGGGAGTGAGCCCGGTGCCGGCAGACTTTACGGCGGGAGCCGAAGCGGCAGTGGACATCATCTACAATCCCAGGGAAACCCAGTTCCTGGCTGACGCCCGCAAAAACGGGGCGAAGACCTGCAATGGAATGTACATGCTGGTGGCCCAGGCTGTGGCTTCGGAGGAAATCTGGCAGCAGAAGAAACTGGATCCGGATCTGATACCGGAAATCATGAAACAACTGGAGGCTTCATTTCATGGCTAA
- a CDS encoding shikimate kinase gives MANIVLIGMPGAGKTTIGKKLSKVLGRPVIDADDVVVQQTGRTIKSLFQEGEDVFRDAETAAIRSLAAKDGIIISCGGGVVKRPENMAYLQETGKIFFLNRDLAAIAGCVDKVSRPLLNSAEDRLTQLYRERMPLYLKYCDYAIPVDEDFDKTTKYIIDLIRKLGI, from the coding sequence ATGGCTAATATTGTACTGATCGGTATGCCCGGAGCGGGCAAGACCACCATTGGAAAGAAACTCAGCAAGGTGCTGGGGCGTCCGGTCATAGACGCGGACGATGTGGTGGTGCAGCAGACCGGACGGACCATCAAGAGCCTGTTCCAGGAAGGAGAGGATGTGTTCCGGGACGCAGAGACGGCAGCCATCCGCAGCCTGGCCGCCAAAGATGGCATCATCATCTCCTGCGGGGGTGGCGTGGTGAAGCGCCCGGAGAACATGGCCTATCTCCAGGAAACAGGGAAAATCTTCTTCCTGAACCGGGACCTGGCAGCCATCGCCGGGTGCGTGGACAAAGTGAGCCGGCCCCTGCTGAATTCTGCAGAAGACCGGTTGACCCAGCTGTACAGGGAACGGATGCCGTTGTACCTGAAATATTGTGATTATGCCATTCCTGTGGACGAAGATTTCGACAAAACCACAAAGTATATCATCGACCTGATCAGGAAGCTGGGGATCTGA
- a CDS encoding mechanosensitive ion channel family protein: MTLYNEFLAWLPALFILAFTILFYIGFRIVSIRIIRFILDKLPFAADESIAAAVYRPGRMAIAVFGGYTALANSPWERLAQTAFLSNSMSSLLVIAFYWILYNFSSTTNVLFSHFFTKAGRKLDPAISGLFSSFFHALIIFFALATVLSTWGFNISGFIAGLSIGGLAVSLAAKDSLANIFACLVILMDQPFHVGDWIICNNIEGIVESISFRSTNVRTFTQALVYIPNSLIISTPIQNFTNRDMRRLEMTLGVTYDATREQLQALVEKITAYLKSDPDILDEGITVAFSNMGASSLDISIVCYCRHTSYTKYMKSKEKINLELLKLLEETGTSAAYPSTSVYIEKTGV, translated from the coding sequence ATGACTTTATACAACGAATTCCTGGCCTGGTTGCCGGCACTTTTCATCCTGGCCTTTACCATCCTGTTCTACATCGGTTTCCGGATCGTAAGCATCCGGATCATCCGCTTCATTCTGGACAAACTGCCTTTTGCCGCAGACGAAAGTATCGCGGCAGCGGTGTACCGGCCCGGCAGGATGGCCATTGCCGTCTTCGGGGGCTATACCGCCCTGGCCAATTCTCCCTGGGAACGGCTGGCCCAGACCGCTTTCCTTTCCAACTCCATGTCCAGCCTGCTGGTCATCGCCTTTTACTGGATCCTGTACAATTTCAGTTCCACCACCAACGTCCTGTTCAGCCACTTCTTCACCAAGGCTGGCAGAAAGCTGGACCCGGCCATCAGCGGCCTGTTCTCCTCCTTTTTCCACGCCCTGATCATCTTCTTCGCCCTGGCCACCGTGCTCAGCACCTGGGGTTTCAACATCAGCGGCTTCATCGCCGGGCTGTCCATCGGCGGCCTGGCCGTATCTCTGGCGGCCAAGGATTCCCTGGCCAACATCTTCGCCTGCCTGGTGATTCTTATGGACCAGCCCTTCCACGTAGGGGACTGGATCATCTGCAATAACATCGAAGGCATTGTGGAATCCATTTCCTTCCGCAGCACCAATGTGCGGACCTTCACCCAGGCCCTGGTGTACATCCCCAATTCCCTGATCATCAGTACCCCCATCCAGAACTTCACCAATCGGGATATGCGCCGGCTGGAAATGACCCTGGGGGTCACCTACGATGCCACCAGAGAACAGCTGCAGGCCCTGGTGGAAAAGATCACCGCCTACCTGAAGTCTGACCCGGACATCCTGGACGAGGGCATCACCGTGGCCTTTTCCAACATGGGGGCCAGCAGCCTGGACATCAGCATCGTATGCTACTGTCGGCACACCAGCTACACCAAATACATGAAGAGCAAGGAAAAGATCAACCTGGAGCTGCTGAAGCTGCTGGAAGAGACAGGCACCAGTGCCGCCTACCCCAGCACCAGTGTGTATATTGAAAAAACGGGAGTGTGA
- a CDS encoding glycerate kinase type-2 family protein, which translates to MSLRADAETIMNSAIRASLPDAAVAKALEHKRFGRGKIVVVAIGKAAWQMAKTATGILDGRISAGIVITKYGHSKGELAPLEIWEAGHPVPDENSLKATERAIELVKELGADDTVLFLISGGGSALFEKPLISLKELQGITSDLLASGADIVSMNTVRKRLSSVKGGKFAKLCAPAKVYAIVLSDIIGDPLDMIASGPAYPDSSTCEEALDVIRKYKIMLPKDAEKALREETPKQLDNVETVITGSVTELAAAGQKAAEALGYETVLLTTSLNCQAREAGSFLAAIGRQYAGSGRKLAVLAGGETVVHLHGRGKGGRNQEIALAAADGIAGLDNVAVFSFGSDGTDGPTDAAGGFSDGYTKEELARAGVEISEVLEQNDAYHALEKTKGLLITGATGTNVNDLSVLLIAGK; encoded by the coding sequence ATGTCTTTACGTGCAGATGCAGAAACCATCATGAACAGTGCCATCCGGGCTTCTCTGCCGGATGCGGCTGTGGCAAAGGCTTTGGAACATAAAAGATTCGGCAGGGGAAAGATCGTGGTGGTGGCCATCGGCAAGGCAGCCTGGCAGATGGCCAAAACGGCAACAGGCATCCTGGACGGCCGGATCTCGGCAGGCATTGTGATCACCAAATACGGTCACAGCAAGGGGGAACTGGCCCCTCTGGAAATCTGGGAAGCCGGGCACCCGGTACCTGATGAGAACTCGCTGAAGGCCACTGAACGGGCCATCGAACTGGTGAAGGAGCTGGGGGCCGATGATACCGTCCTGTTCCTGATCAGCGGCGGCGGCTCCGCTCTGTTCGAGAAACCCCTGATTTCACTGAAGGAACTTCAGGGCATCACTTCGGACCTGCTGGCCAGCGGAGCGGATATCGTTTCCATGAATACGGTACGGAAACGTCTGAGCAGCGTCAAGGGCGGAAAGTTCGCCAAACTGTGCGCTCCGGCGAAAGTCTATGCCATTGTTCTCAGCGATATCATCGGGGACCCTCTGGATATGATCGCCTCCGGTCCGGCGTATCCGGATTCCTCCACCTGTGAGGAAGCCCTGGACGTGATCCGCAAATACAAGATCATGCTGCCGAAGGATGCGGAAAAAGCCCTGCGGGAAGAGACTCCCAAACAGCTGGACAATGTGGAGACGGTGATTACAGGCAGCGTGACGGAGCTGGCGGCTGCCGGTCAGAAGGCGGCAGAAGCCCTGGGCTATGAAACGGTGCTTTTGACCACCAGCCTGAACTGCCAGGCCCGGGAAGCCGGGAGTTTCCTGGCGGCCATTGGGCGGCAGTATGCCGGGAGCGGCAGGAAACTGGCAGTCCTGGCCGGAGGAGAAACGGTGGTGCATCTCCACGGCAGGGGTAAGGGCGGACGGAACCAGGAAATCGCTCTGGCAGCGGCTGATGGCATTGCGGGTCTGGACAATGTGGCGGTATTCTCCTTTGGCAGCGACGGGACGGACGGTCCCACCGATGCAGCCGGCGGGTTTTCAGACGGGTATACGAAAGAAGAACTGGCCCGGGCCGGTGTGGAAATCTCTGAGGTGCTGGAGCAGAACGACGCCTACCACGCCCTGGAAAAGACAAAGGGACTGCTGATTACCGGTGCCACCGGGACCAATGTCAATGATCTGAGTGTGCTGCTGATTGCCGGAAAATGA
- a CDS encoding amidohydrolase, which translates to MIDDSEAELRAYAADVASEPEYGFKEFKTSAKLAAQFDKLGIPYRKGMAVTAVKGVLKGGQPGPTVAILGELDAIGCPDHPKADPDTGAAHACGHHMQQSSMLAAAYGLAKSGVMKELCGNVVFFGVPAEEYIQLAYRKKLRKEGKIHFLCGKGELIYEGEFDDIDMAMMIHSRKKSPEPLVAVGSSSNGFIGKTIQYVGKSAHAADAPDQGINALNAAMLGIMGINALRETFRDQDSVRVHPIITKGGDLVNNVPDDVRIETYVRAKTMEAIDSTNAKVDAALKAGGMAIGARVNIDTLPGELPLICNKEMNDLFVENAKDAFPGVKITDAGHFSASTDMGDVSHLMPAIHPFIGGVDGLLHGPDFKVVDFKSAALMPGKAFAGVVIDLLSDDAKEARAILKDFKPALTRDQYIAKMDGYFNGEEP; encoded by the coding sequence ATGATTGACGATTCGGAGGCAGAGTTGCGTGCCTATGCGGCAGATGTGGCTTCTGAACCGGAATATGGTTTCAAGGAATTCAAGACCTCTGCCAAACTGGCGGCCCAGTTCGACAAACTGGGGATCCCTTACCGCAAGGGGATGGCTGTGACGGCTGTCAAGGGTGTCCTGAAGGGCGGTCAACCAGGGCCTACGGTAGCCATCCTGGGAGAGCTGGATGCCATCGGCTGTCCGGACCATCCCAAGGCGGATCCGGATACAGGCGCAGCCCATGCCTGTGGCCACCATATGCAGCAGTCCTCCATGCTGGCCGCTGCCTACGGCCTGGCCAAAAGCGGTGTCATGAAGGAATTGTGCGGCAATGTGGTGTTCTTCGGGGTACCGGCGGAGGAATATATCCAGCTGGCCTATCGGAAAAAGCTGCGGAAAGAGGGCAAGATCCACTTCCTGTGCGGCAAGGGGGAGCTGATCTACGAGGGCGAATTCGATGACATCGATATGGCCATGATGATCCACTCCCGGAAAAAATCTCCGGAACCCCTGGTGGCCGTAGGCTCCAGCAGCAACGGCTTCATCGGCAAGACCATCCAGTATGTGGGGAAGAGCGCCCATGCGGCCGACGCACCGGATCAGGGTATCAACGCCCTGAATGCCGCCATGCTGGGGATTATGGGCATCAACGCCCTGCGGGAAACCTTCCGGGATCAGGATTCCGTCCGGGTCCATCCCATCATCACCAAGGGCGGCGACCTGGTGAACAACGTACCTGACGACGTGCGGATCGAAACCTACGTACGGGCCAAGACCATGGAAGCCATCGACTCCACCAACGCCAAGGTGGATGCGGCCTTGAAAGCCGGGGGCATGGCCATCGGTGCCAGGGTGAACATCGACACCCTGCCCGGGGAACTGCCTCTCATCTGCAACAAAGAAATGAATGACCTGTTCGTGGAGAACGCCAAGGATGCCTTTCCCGGTGTGAAGATCACCGATGCAGGCCACTTCAGCGCTTCCACGGATATGGGGGATGTTTCCCATCTGATGCCTGCCATCCATCCTTTCATCGGCGGCGTGGACGGACTGCTTCACGGACCGGATTTCAAAGTGGTGGATTTCAAATCGGCAGCCCTGATGCCGGGCAAAGCCTTTGCCGGAGTCGTCATCGATCTGCTCAGTGACGATGCCAAAGAAGCCAGAGCCATCCTGAAAGACTTCAAGCCGGCCCTGACCAGGGACCAGTACATTGCCAAAATGGATGGATATTTTAACGGGGAGGAACCATGA
- a CDS encoding DUF3100 domain-containing protein, with translation MINWKLHITAMALVVIAELIGTKSFNLGPGKVVFVPMLYALILGILTTPNFFKISKQKEMEDAGSLVGVTLMLLMARYGTLVGPTLPKIISASPALILQEFGNLGTVFLGVPLAVAFGLKRETIGAAHSIAREPNVALIGERYGLDTPEGRGVMSVYIAGTVCGTVFFGIMASFLAALKIFHPYSLAMASGVGSASMMSASLGTLTVMYPEMADQLAAFATASNMLSGLDGVYMAVFLALPLTEWLYKKCCIIKYGHVLTKEEEGK, from the coding sequence ATGATTAACTGGAAATTACACATTACGGCCATGGCCCTGGTGGTCATCGCCGAACTGATCGGAACGAAATCCTTCAATCTGGGGCCTGGGAAAGTGGTGTTCGTCCCCATGCTGTATGCCCTGATCCTGGGCATCCTGACCACCCCTAACTTCTTTAAGATCTCCAAACAGAAAGAAATGGAAGATGCCGGTTCCCTGGTGGGTGTCACCCTGATGCTGCTCATGGCCCGGTATGGTACCCTGGTAGGACCCACCCTGCCCAAAATCATCAGCGCCAGCCCGGCCCTGATCCTGCAGGAATTCGGCAACCTGGGGACGGTGTTCCTGGGGGTCCCTCTGGCTGTGGCCTTCGGGCTAAAGCGGGAGACCATCGGCGCCGCCCATTCCATCGCCCGTGAACCCAATGTGGCCCTGATCGGTGAACGGTACGGCCTGGACACTCCGGAAGGCCGGGGCGTCATGAGTGTGTACATTGCCGGTACCGTATGCGGCACCGTGTTCTTCGGGATCATGGCCTCCTTCCTGGCGGCCCTGAAGATCTTCCATCCCTATTCCCTGGCCATGGCCTCCGGGGTGGGGAGTGCCAGCATGATGTCCGCTTCTCTGGGAACCCTGACTGTCATGTATCCGGAAATGGCGGACCAGCTGGCGGCTTTTGCCACGGCGTCCAACATGCTCTCCGGCCTGGACGGGGTATATATGGCTGTGTTCCTGGCCCTGCCCCTGACGGAATGGCTGTATAAGAAATGCTGCATCATCAAATACGGCCATGTGCTGACCAAGGAGGAGGAAGGAAAATGA